A region of Streptomyces sp. NBC_01267 DNA encodes the following proteins:
- a CDS encoding Gfo/Idh/MocA family protein: protein MSTHTPITSRPVRVALVGAGNRGLTYTEWIKNHPEAAELVAVADPRPAARAAAGAPVQFDDWRPLAENRIADAVIVTTQDRDHVEPVLALAAAGYAILVEKPLAPTEDETRAIVEGVERAGVLFAVCHVMRYTPYTDLVKQVVDSGVLGQLVSIDHLEPVGWWHYAHSYVRGPWSRESDSSPMLLAKSCHDLDWISYVMGGRIEQVTGFGGLKHFRPENAPAGSADRCLDCAVEDNCPYSALKLYMPTLREKGAVWPVTHVTEATDEAGLVRALREGPYGVCAYRSDNDVVDHQVLAMQLAGGVTATFQMVAFTEQTHRQTRIFGSHGWLTGDGERVTVQDFRTGESTVHELGTSGSNAADGHGGGDDALIEAFVRAVATGDAGAVRSGTATSLGSHLAAFAAERARHTGTVQTVPVA, encoded by the coding sequence GTGTCCACGCATACTCCGATCACCAGCCGGCCCGTACGGGTCGCGCTCGTCGGCGCCGGCAACCGCGGCCTGACGTACACCGAGTGGATCAAGAACCACCCCGAGGCCGCCGAACTCGTCGCGGTCGCGGATCCGCGCCCCGCGGCGCGGGCCGCCGCGGGCGCGCCCGTGCAGTTCGACGACTGGCGCCCGCTCGCGGAGAACCGCATCGCTGACGCCGTGATCGTCACCACCCAGGACCGCGATCACGTCGAGCCGGTACTGGCCCTCGCCGCGGCCGGGTACGCGATCCTCGTCGAGAAGCCCCTCGCCCCGACCGAGGACGAGACCCGGGCCATCGTCGAGGGCGTGGAACGGGCCGGGGTGCTCTTCGCGGTCTGTCACGTGATGCGGTACACGCCCTACACCGATCTGGTGAAGCAGGTCGTGGACTCGGGGGTGCTGGGGCAGCTGGTCTCCATCGACCACCTGGAGCCGGTCGGCTGGTGGCACTACGCGCACAGTTACGTACGCGGCCCGTGGAGCCGCGAGAGCGACTCGTCCCCCATGCTGCTCGCCAAGTCCTGCCACGACCTGGACTGGATCTCGTACGTCATGGGCGGGCGCATCGAACAGGTCACCGGCTTCGGCGGACTCAAGCACTTCCGGCCGGAGAACGCGCCGGCCGGCTCCGCCGACCGCTGCCTGGACTGCGCGGTCGAGGACAACTGCCCGTACAGCGCGCTGAAGCTGTACATGCCGACGCTGCGCGAGAAGGGCGCGGTCTGGCCGGTCACCCATGTCACCGAGGCGACCGACGAGGCCGGGCTCGTGCGGGCACTGCGGGAGGGGCCGTACGGGGTGTGCGCGTACCGCAGCGACAACGACGTGGTCGACCACCAGGTGCTGGCCATGCAGTTGGCGGGCGGGGTGACCGCGACCTTCCAGATGGTGGCGTTCACCGAGCAGACCCACCGGCAGACCCGGATCTTCGGCTCGCACGGCTGGCTGACCGGTGACGGCGAGCGGGTGACCGTCCAGGACTTCCGTACCGGCGAGTCCACCGTCCACGAACTCGGCACGTCCGGTTCCAACGCGGCCGACGGGCACGGCGGCGGTGACGACGCGCTGATCGAGGCGTTCGTACGGGCCGTCGCGACCGGTGACGCGGGGGCCGTGCGCTCCGGCACCGCGACCTCGCTCGGCAGTCACCTCGCGGCGTTCGCCGCCGAACGTGCCCGGCACACCGGCACCGTCCAGACGGTCCCGGTCGCATGA
- a CDS encoding ABC transporter substrate-binding protein has product MSRALKRRSRLRAVAAPVLATALAAGVLAGCGSGGDGNTVTMWTYPVIFDEAKNKSYWDGLVKEFEKKHTGIKVKVETFPWANRDTALATAIASGKGPDAVYLIPDQLPKYARNIVPADEYTPASDRADYTDFAMKSVTVDGKALGTPVLTSANPLICDKRVFSAIGEKTYPTSWADLAALAPKLKKKGYYATSYSGDTQQTLNMTFYPLLWQAGGDVFSKDGKQITFNDAAGVKALSYLKTLVDGGYTDRDLVTTTPKLEQTPVAKGKVACTWQNTPADVEPFWGKENIVVQPPLKDVRSVGYGTVGALSMLKGANKKATGDWLNFVAESKNAAGLEKGAGYFPARKSGGDLYPGDALQKAVGATLPSMDVGPLQDKSREVQGVLAPEIQAALLGKKSPQAALDTAAKAAQAMLGR; this is encoded by the coding sequence ATGTCCCGTGCCCTGAAGCGCCGTTCCCGGCTGCGTGCCGTCGCCGCCCCCGTCCTCGCCACCGCGCTCGCCGCCGGAGTGCTGGCCGGGTGCGGCAGTGGCGGCGACGGCAACACCGTCACCATGTGGACCTACCCGGTCATCTTCGACGAGGCCAAGAACAAGTCCTACTGGGACGGCCTGGTCAAGGAGTTCGAGAAGAAGCACACGGGGATCAAGGTGAAGGTCGAGACCTTCCCGTGGGCCAACCGTGACACCGCGCTGGCCACCGCGATCGCCTCCGGCAAGGGCCCGGACGCGGTGTATCTCATCCCCGACCAGTTGCCGAAGTACGCGAGGAACATCGTCCCGGCCGACGAGTACACCCCGGCCTCCGACAGGGCGGACTACACGGACTTCGCGATGAAGTCGGTGACGGTGGACGGCAAGGCGCTCGGCACCCCGGTGCTGACCAGTGCCAACCCGCTGATCTGCGACAAGCGGGTGTTCTCCGCCATCGGCGAGAAGACCTACCCGACGAGCTGGGCCGATCTGGCCGCGCTGGCGCCGAAGCTGAAGAAGAAGGGCTACTACGCCACCAGTTACAGCGGTGACACCCAGCAGACGCTGAACATGACCTTCTACCCGCTGCTCTGGCAGGCGGGCGGTGACGTCTTCTCGAAGGACGGCAAGCAGATCACGTTCAACGACGCCGCCGGGGTCAAGGCGCTGTCGTACCTCAAGACGCTCGTCGACGGCGGCTACACCGACCGGGACCTGGTCACCACCACGCCCAAGCTGGAACAGACGCCGGTCGCCAAGGGCAAGGTGGCCTGCACCTGGCAGAACACCCCGGCGGACGTCGAGCCGTTCTGGGGCAAGGAGAACATCGTCGTCCAGCCGCCGCTGAAGGACGTCCGGTCCGTCGGTTACGGCACCGTGGGCGCCCTCTCCATGCTGAAGGGCGCCAACAAGAAGGCCACCGGCGACTGGCTCAACTTCGTCGCCGAGTCGAAGAACGCGGCGGGCCTGGAGAAGGGCGCGGGGTACTTCCCGGCCCGGAAGTCCGGCGGCGACCTGTACCCCGGCGACGCTCTGCAGAAGGCGGTCGGCGCCACCCTGCCGAGCATGGACGTGGGACCGCTGCAGGACAAGTCCCGTGAGGTCCAGGGGGTGCTCGCCCCGGAGATCCAGGCAGCGCTGCTGGGCAAGAAGAGCCCGCAGGCGGCGCTCGACACGGCGGCCAAGGCCGCCCAGGCGATGCTCGGTCGCTGA
- a CDS encoding carbohydrate ABC transporter permease, with product MAVVAEPTRRGRRSGPQARREARIGLLFVLPCFLLFLAFRFGPGVAGVLMSLTDYSLTGGGHFVGVDNFTRLWADPLFWQALKVTVLYTVIAVPGTLIASVALALITRRAFRGAKFFRSVFFLPVVTSLVLAATVFVWIFSTGGPWSTMVGWLGMSQSSWLSDDVLVLPALAIVGIWSRFGYGMLILLARMQDIPRELEEAALTDGAGPWQRFRYIVLPQLKPALFFLAVIETTASFQVFDAVYTMTGGGPANGSYTLVFQLYDAGFKYFDLGYASAIGVALFVLTVVVAVLQRLVIGKDQ from the coding sequence GTGGCAGTCGTCGCGGAACCCACCCGCCGGGGCCGTCGCAGCGGGCCGCAGGCGCGCCGCGAGGCCCGGATCGGCCTGCTCTTCGTCCTCCCGTGCTTCCTGCTCTTCCTCGCCTTCCGGTTCGGCCCCGGGGTCGCCGGTGTGCTGATGAGCCTCACCGACTACTCGCTCACCGGCGGCGGCCACTTCGTCGGCGTCGACAACTTCACCCGCCTCTGGGCCGACCCGCTGTTCTGGCAGGCGCTGAAGGTGACGGTGCTCTACACGGTGATCGCGGTGCCCGGCACCCTGATCGCCTCGGTCGCGCTGGCGCTGATCACCCGGCGGGCCTTCCGCGGCGCCAAGTTCTTCCGCTCGGTGTTCTTCCTGCCGGTCGTCACCTCACTGGTGCTGGCCGCCACCGTGTTCGTGTGGATCTTCTCCACCGGCGGCCCGTGGTCCACGATGGTGGGCTGGCTGGGGATGTCGCAGAGTTCCTGGCTCTCCGACGACGTCCTGGTGCTTCCCGCGCTCGCGATCGTCGGCATCTGGTCCCGCTTCGGCTACGGGATGCTGATCCTCCTCGCCCGGATGCAGGACATTCCGCGTGAGCTGGAGGAGGCGGCGCTCACCGACGGCGCGGGTCCCTGGCAGCGGTTCCGGTACATCGTGCTGCCGCAGCTCAAGCCCGCGCTGTTCTTCCTCGCCGTCATCGAGACGACCGCCTCGTTCCAGGTGTTCGACGCGGTCTACACGATGACCGGCGGCGGACCCGCCAACGGCAGCTACACGCTCGTCTTCCAGCTCTACGACGCGGGCTTCAAGTACTTCGACCTGGGCTACGCCTCCGCCATCGGGGTCGCGCTCTTCGTGCTGACCGTGGTGGTCGCCGTACTCCAGCGGCTCGTGATCGGGAAGGACCAGTGA